Proteins found in one Deltaproteobacteria bacterium genomic segment:
- a CDS encoding GAF domain-containing protein, protein MASPGERLHLLYEINRRLTTFAALDELMRYATRRTRELFNAEGCALLLLDRERHEFYFPVASQSESRQAAQARLAEIRFPADQGIAGWVLAHNEATLVADAANDPRFYREVDRQTDMTTHSLLCAPLRSQSGNIGVIEVVNPQSESLSADDLEFLDAVASDIAVAYEKAQLYTHLRGEVIGLRQACRIAGVALIVVGGLFSVGVTFGHLARALPIVDLFTRPAMLAGGFALLSGAALFGVGRGWFIARTPGAH, encoded by the coding sequence ATGGCTTCCCCTGGCGAACGACTCCACCTCCTGTACGAAATCAATCGACGGCTGACGACGTTCGCCGCGCTTGATGAGCTCATGCGCTACGCGACCCGGCGGACGCGGGAGCTGTTCAACGCCGAGGGCTGTGCGCTGTTGTTACTCGATCGCGAGCGGCACGAGTTCTATTTTCCGGTCGCCAGTCAGAGCGAGTCACGGCAGGCCGCGCAAGCGCGTCTAGCGGAGATTCGTTTTCCCGCCGACCAGGGCATTGCAGGATGGGTGCTGGCGCACAACGAGGCGACGCTCGTGGCCGACGCCGCGAACGACCCGCGTTTCTACCGCGAGGTGGATCGCCAGACCGACATGACGACGCACTCACTGCTGTGCGCGCCGCTGCGCTCGCAGTCTGGCAACATCGGCGTAATCGAAGTGGTGAACCCGCAGTCGGAATCGCTCAGCGCGGATGATCTCGAGTTTCTCGACGCGGTCGCCAGCGACATCGCGGTGGCCTACGAGAAGGCGCAGCTCTATACCCACCTGCGCGGCGAAGTCATCGGCTTGCGGCAAGCCTGCCGCATCGCCGGCGTCGCGCTGATCGTTGTGGGCGGGCTGTTCTCGGTCGGCGTGACCTTCGGGCATCTGGCGCGCGCGTTGCCCATCGTCGATCTCTTTACCCGACCCGCGATGCTGGCCGGCGGGTTCGCGCTACTCAGCGGCGCCGCGCTCTTCGGCGTCGGTCGTGGCTGGTTCATCGCGCGCACGCCGGGCGCGCACTGA